A window of the Thunnus albacares chromosome 15, fThuAlb1.1, whole genome shotgun sequence genome harbors these coding sequences:
- the cln8 gene encoding LOW QUALITY PROTEIN: protein CLN8 (The sequence of the model RefSeq protein was modified relative to this genomic sequence to represent the inferred CDS: inserted 1 base in 1 codon), producing MDPEQQTSHLPPAGAPSQPSAEYFSWDHRLQLIGLGFTFYTAIFLLSHLLSVALSGTYRSLLAKEKVFWNLAATRAAFGIQSTVAGLRALTEDSALTRDKVRGQEDWSWFNVLTATGFFLFENVALHASSVVFWSFDLPLATHHFFALSGYAGAVVWDSLGHFLPMVTLLLEMSTPFTCISWMLLKAGWARSLFWRTNQWVMIHMFHCRMVLTYYMWWVSLTHWRELITHVALPQILLFFSGLALLTFIINPIWTHKKTMQLLNPVDWNFGNKPAPVDXTQGQSEVSVKPHAN from the exons ATGGATCCTGAGCAGCAGACCAGCCATCTGCCTCCTGCTGGTGCCCCATCCCAGCCCAGTGCAGAATACTTCTCATGGGATCATCGCCTCCAGCTTATTGGCCTCGGCTTTACCTTCTATACAGCAATATTTCTCCTCTCCCACCTCCTGTCTGTGGCACTGTCCGGCACCTACAGGTCCCTGCTAGCTAAAGAGAAGGTTTTCTGGAACCTTGCAGCAACTCGGGCAGCATTCGGCATCCAGAGTACTGTAGCTGGTCTCAGGGCATTGACTGAGGACTCTGCATTAACCAGAGACAAAGTGAGGGGACAAGAGGACTGGTCATGGTTCAATGTCCTCACAGCCACgggtttctttttgtttgagaATGTAGCATTGCATGCCTCCAGTGTGGTATTTTGGTCATTTGACCTCCCACTGGCGACGCACCATTTCTTCGCCCTGTCAGGATACGCAGGGGCGGTGGTGTGGGATTCCCTGGGCCACTTCTTGCCGATGGTTACGCTGCTGCTGGAGATGAGCACACCATTCACATGTATATCCTGGATGTTACTGAAG GCCGGCTGGGCCCGCAGCCTGTTTTGGCGAACCAACCAGTGGGTGATGATCCACATGTTCCACTGTCGCATGGTGCTCACCTACTACATGTGGTGGGTAAGTTTGACCCACTGGAGAGAGCTCATTACTCATGTGGCCCtaccccaaatcctgcttttCTTCTCCGGCCTGGCTCTGCTCACATTTATCATCAACCCCATCTGGACGCACAAAAAGACCATGCAGCTGCTCAACCCTGTGGATTGGAACTTTGGAAACAAACCGGCACCCGTGG CCACACAGGGCCAGTCCGAGGTTTCTGTCAAACCCCATGCTAACTGA